From the Methanomicrobia archaeon genome, the window AGGTATTTCAGACGAGGAACGACCTCTTCGTGCTCAGCGGCTCAGGCACGTGTGCAATGGAAGCGGCTATAGGGAACCTGCTCAGACAGACAAACGGCGCAGGCGAGCCGGATATGGGCTGCGTAACGATCGCGAACGGCAAATTCGGCGAACGGTTCACGGAGATAGCAGAGCGATACGGCGCAGGAGCCGAGGCGGTTACTCCTCTCCTCTTCGAATGGGGTCAGTCGATAGATTTAGAGCGGGTAAAGGAAGCGCTGGATAACTGTCCCAATCCTAAGGTCGTGACCATGGTGCATAATGAAACCTCCGTCGGTATGCTCAATCCTGCACGTGAGGTGGGCAAACTTGCAAAGCAGCACGATGCCATTTTCGTGCTCGACTGCATCACGTCAATCGGCGGTGATGACGTGCCCGTGGACGAATTTGGCGCGGATGTCGCGATCGTGGGCTCGCAGAAATGTTTGGGTGCACCGCCGGGATTGGCCGCACTATCGATTAGCGCAAAGGCGTGGGAGCTGATGGAGGAGAATCCCCGCCGACCGTATTATCAGGACCTCGTTACGTATAAAAAGAGTTTCAAGAAGAATCAGACGCCGTATACACCGGCTGTGCCGCTCTTCTTCGCACTCCATGAAGCGTTAGAGATAATAAAGGAAGAGGGGCTGGCGCGCCGGATCGAACGGCATAGGACGCTCTCAAAGGCGGTTCGAGCGGCAGTTACAAGCCTGGGGCTGAACTTGTTCCCGACGCTCAACGAGGTGAGCACTTACTCGAATACCGTTACGGCCACACGCATGCCCATCGAGGCTGGCATCACCGATGATCAATTGAGAGGCGGTATGCGGAAGAAAGGCGTGGTCGTTGCCGGCGGGCAAGCAGAGCTTAAGGGCAAGATCTTCAGAATCGCCTCGATGGGGAACATAACGAGCGTGGAAATTCTGAAGACGCTCGAGACACTGGAGCAGGTACTGAAGGAGAACGGGTTTATAACCGAGGTCGGAACGGGCGTGGAAGCGGCAAAGGACGTATTCGCCTGAACGCCGTGACTCAAATTTGAACGGTGCGGCAGCGTGTGAATAAGGACTCTTTCTTTCGTACCTGTCCTTGAAATAAGAGGCAAAAAGATGTTTTTTCGAGCAGCAGAAGCACGATCAGACATAAAAGTCGTATCGTTTGACGTTGACGGTACGTTAGTGAGCCCTGGATTTGTCGATTGCGTCTGGCTCGAGGGCATACCACTGTTGTACGCGGAGAAGGAGAATTTGAACTTCGAGCAGGCGTTCGAATACGTAAAGAGCGAGTACGACAAGATCGGAGAGCACCGGATAGAGTGGTACAACATCGAGTACTGGCTGCGGAGGTTCGGCCTGGTCATCTCGTACGAGACGCTCTTCAAGAAATACGAAGCCGAGCTGCAGATCTACGAAGAGGTAGAACGCGTTCTGGCCGTGCTGAAAGAGGACGGCTACGAACTGATCTTAAGCTCAAATGCGGCAACAGAGTTCATCGAATTCCAGATTAAGCCGATCAAGAAGTTCTTCTCCCGTGTCTTCTCGGCAACGTCCGATTTCGGTCAGGTGAAGAAGACCAACGGGTTCTTTGCGCGCGTGTGCGAGATTCTGGACGTGAAACCGCAAGCGGTGGTTCATATCGGCGATCACTGGGTCTTCGATTTCATCAATCCGCGCAAGATCGGCATAACGGCGTATTATCTCGATAGAGCACGGGAAACGAATGAAGGAAAAAACAACGAAGACGCAAAAAAAGAAGATGATAAGTTTATCATAAGCGATTTGACTGTGCTGCTCGATGATCCTGATTGTTAGCTGACGGCACTACTTAAAGTGTAGACATATTACAGATTGTCTATTTCCACCCCGTTTTTAACTTCCTCTCGTCATGTTGAGTTTTATTTATAGTCGGGCACCTAAGTTTTAATACTAATCACAAATACTACTGCCCCGATTATCCTTCAAATAGCGAACAGCCCGTAACTTGTAGAAATGGTAGTCCTAAAAGTTTGGTTCTTAACTATAGTTGTCTAATAATCTCTTCTAATTTAGCATCTCCGTTTTTTAAGTCATTTTCGCGTTTGATTTCTTTTAAGTCCTCTATAACTCGGTCTATAAATTC encodes:
- a CDS encoding alanine--glyoxylate aminotransferase family protein translates to MIPGPVPVLPRIREAMAKPMISHRGEEFEELHGEIVENLKKVFQTRNDLFVLSGSGTCAMEAAIGNLLRQTNGAGEPDMGCVTIANGKFGERFTEIAERYGAGAEAVTPLLFEWGQSIDLERVKEALDNCPNPKVVTMVHNETSVGMLNPAREVGKLAKQHDAIFVLDCITSIGGDDVPVDEFGADVAIVGSQKCLGAPPGLAALSISAKAWELMEENPRRPYYQDLVTYKKSFKKNQTPYTPAVPLFFALHEALEIIKEEGLARRIERHRTLSKAVRAAVTSLGLNLFPTLNEVSTYSNTVTATRMPIEAGITDDQLRGGMRKKGVVVAGGQAELKGKIFRIASMGNITSVEILKTLETLEQVLKENGFITEVGTGVEAAKDVFA
- a CDS encoding HAD family hydrolase → MFFRAAEARSDIKVVSFDVDGTLVSPGFVDCVWLEGIPLLYAEKENLNFEQAFEYVKSEYDKIGEHRIEWYNIEYWLRRFGLVISYETLFKKYEAELQIYEEVERVLAVLKEDGYELILSSNAATEFIEFQIKPIKKFFSRVFSATSDFGQVKKTNGFFARVCEILDVKPQAVVHIGDHWVFDFINPRKIGITAYYLDRARETNEGKNNEDAKKEDDKFIISDLTVLLDDPDC